The following coding sequences lie in one Moritella viscosa genomic window:
- a CDS encoding putative peptidase, U32 family, whose protein sequence is MFTPELLSPAGSLKNMRYAFAYGADAVYAGQPRYSLRVRNNEFSLENLEIGINEAHALGKQFYVVCNIQPHNSKLKTFIRDLTPIIAMKPDAIIMSDPGLIMMVREAFPDMVIHLSVQANAVNWATVKFWYTQGIKRVILSRELSLDEIEDIRFHCPDMEIEVFVHGALCMAYSGRCLLSGYINKRDPNQGSCTNSCRWKYDAHDATENETGDIVATSPEIYTPETDSPEPTLGEGKPTDQIFLLQEQGRPNEYMPAFEDEHGTYIMNSKDLRAIQHVERLTKMGVHSLKIEGRTKSFYYCARTAQVYKQAINDAVAGRDFDPSLLRSLEHLAHRGYTEGFLSRHTHDAYQNYDYGYSISETQQFVGEFNGRNDKGLAEVIVKNKFLVGDSLELMTPQGNLTFKLEELENRKGEAMEYAPGSGHIVYLPVPEEVTLDHALLMRNFHNSEDTRNPHK, encoded by the coding sequence ATGTTTACTCCAGAATTACTTTCCCCTGCAGGTTCATTAAAGAACATGCGTTATGCTTTCGCTTACGGTGCAGATGCTGTTTATGCTGGCCAACCACGCTATAGCCTACGTGTTCGTAACAATGAATTTAGCTTAGAAAACCTAGAAATTGGTATCAATGAAGCACACGCGCTTGGTAAACAATTCTATGTGGTTTGTAATATCCAACCTCATAACTCCAAGTTAAAAACTTTCATCCGTGATTTAACACCGATCATCGCCATGAAACCCGATGCAATCATCATGTCTGATCCAGGTCTGATAATGATGGTACGTGAAGCTTTCCCTGATATGGTTATTCACCTATCAGTACAAGCAAATGCAGTAAACTGGGCTACCGTTAAGTTCTGGTATACCCAAGGTATTAAGCGTGTGATCCTATCGCGTGAATTATCACTTGATGAAATTGAAGATATTCGTTTCCACTGCCCAGATATGGAAATCGAAGTATTTGTACACGGCGCACTATGTATGGCTTATTCTGGTCGCTGTTTACTGTCTGGTTACATCAACAAACGCGATCCAAACCAAGGTTCATGCACTAACTCATGTCGTTGGAAATACGATGCACATGATGCGACTGAAAATGAAACTGGTGATATTGTTGCAACCAGTCCTGAGATTTACACTCCAGAAACAGATTCACCAGAGCCGACTTTAGGCGAAGGTAAACCGACTGACCAAATCTTCTTATTACAAGAGCAAGGTCGTCCAAATGAATATATGCCTGCATTTGAAGATGAGCATGGTACTTACATCATGAACTCAAAGGATCTACGTGCAATCCAACACGTTGAGCGTCTCACTAAAATGGGCGTACATTCATTAAAAATTGAAGGTCGTACCAAATCATTCTATTACTGTGCGCGTACAGCACAAGTATATAAACAAGCAATTAACGATGCTGTTGCAGGCCGTGACTTTGATCCGTCTTTACTACGTTCACTAGAGCACCTTGCGCACCGCGGGTACACTGAAGGTTTTTTAAGTCGTCATACTCACGATGCATACCAAAACTACGATTACGGTTACTCAATCAGTGAAACACAACAGTTTGTGGGTGAGTTCAATGGTCGTAACGATAAAGGCCTTGCAGAAGTTATTGTGAAAAACAAATTCTTAGTGGGTGATTCTCTTGAGCTAATGACGCCACAAGGTAACCTGACTTTCAAACTAGAAGAATTAGAAAACCGTAAAGGCGAAGCAATGGAATATGCGCCTGGTTCTGGTCACATTGTTTATTTACCGGTTCCAGAAGAAGTCACACTGGATCACGCACTATTAATGCGTAACTTCCATAACAGTGAAGATACACGTAATCCGCATAAATAA
- a CDS encoding putative ferredoxin — MALLINDKCINCDMCDPECPNGAITFGAKIYEIDPLLCTECVGHYDKPTCKTVCPINCIITDPDNVEAEDTLWEKFVMIQDATKAAR; from the coding sequence ATGGCATTATTAATTAATGATAAGTGTATTAACTGCGATATGTGCGATCCGGAATGTCCGAATGGCGCAATTACATTTGGCGCGAAGATTTATGAAATCGATCCGCTATTATGCACTGAATGCGTAGGCCATTATGATAAACCGACCTGTAAAACAGTTTGCCCGATTAACTGCATTATTACCGATCCGGATAATGTAGAAGCAGAGGACACATTATGGGAAAAATTTGTCATGATCCAAGATGCGACTAAAGCAGCACGGTAA
- a CDS encoding putative ribosomal-protein-alanine acetyltransferase, (GNAT) family: protein MSSKFPEFVTKRLVIRVAMESDSEMLRQYYVRNQIHLTPWEPIRSDAYYTLRWWQLRIKQIHAEFNDASAVNFIAMTTDKSEIVAVANFSNIIQGVFKSCYLGYSIAKCYEGQGLMVEFLQCCLEFMFENMGLNRVMANYIPENERSGALLQRLGFEREGYARKYLKIAGRWQDHVLTALLQEDWLARKTLSKRVIK from the coding sequence ATGTCATCAAAATTCCCTGAATTTGTAACTAAGCGTTTAGTCATCCGTGTCGCCATGGAGAGCGATAGTGAAATGCTGCGTCAATATTATGTACGTAATCAGATACATTTAACACCTTGGGAGCCTATTCGGAGTGACGCTTATTATACGTTACGTTGGTGGCAGCTTCGTATTAAGCAAATTCATGCAGAGTTTAATGATGCGAGCGCAGTCAATTTTATTGCCATGACGACTGATAAATCCGAAATTGTTGCGGTTGCTAACTTCAGTAATATAATTCAAGGCGTATTTAAATCCTGCTATCTCGGCTATTCAATTGCAAAGTGTTATGAAGGGCAGGGCTTAATGGTTGAATTTTTACAGTGTTGCTTAGAGTTCATGTTTGAAAATATGGGACTTAATCGTGTGATGGCTAATTATATACCTGAAAATGAGCGCAGTGGCGCGTTATTACAGCGGCTTGGCTTTGAACGTGAGGGGTATGCTCGAAAATACCTTAAAATCGCTGGACGCTGGCAAGATCATGTCTTAACTGCATTATTACAAGAAGATTGGTTAGCGCGTAAAACGCTGAGTAAGCGAGTGATAAAATAA
- a CDS encoding putative sterol binding protein — protein MLHTLHRKLVHTVPGLLAIPAKILPFSLQEKVLSQVLNRVFSEGLEDDEFEFLEQKWLQVEITDLGINWFISCKDNKLVIAPKAESVDVSFKGNLNELVLITARKEDPDTLFFQRRLKIEGDTELGLEVKNMLDSFDLDELPKPVTTLLTYLADFIQQGLVEPEFSGAVKANVTT, from the coding sequence ATGCTACATACTCTACATCGTAAATTGGTACATACTGTTCCTGGGTTATTAGCGATACCAGCTAAAATATTACCCTTTTCACTGCAAGAGAAAGTACTCTCACAAGTGCTTAATCGGGTATTTTCTGAAGGGTTAGAGGATGATGAGTTTGAGTTTCTTGAGCAAAAGTGGCTGCAAGTTGAAATCACTGATTTAGGCATTAATTGGTTTATCAGTTGTAAAGATAATAAACTTGTTATTGCGCCAAAAGCAGAATCAGTTGACGTTAGCTTTAAAGGTAATTTGAATGAGTTAGTGTTAATTACCGCACGTAAAGAAGATCCTGACACATTGTTTTTCCAACGCCGTCTAAAAATTGAAGGTGATACTGAACTAGGTCTCGAAGTCAAAAATATGCTTGATAGTTTTGACCTCGATGAATTACCAAAACCAGTAACAACATTGTTGACTTATTTAGCTGATTTTATTCAGCAAGGTTTGGTTGAGCCTGAATTCAGCGGTGCAGTAAAAGCTAATGTGACCACTTGA
- a CDS encoding putative peptidase, U32 family — translation MELLCPAGNLPALKTAVDNGADAVYIGFKDDTNARHFAGLNFTDKKLDKAVDYIRSHDRHLHVAINTFAHPGKLERWERAVDRCADMGVDAAIISDVAVLDYATKKYPDLELHLSVQASATNVEAINFYTNNFNVNRVVLPRVLSIHQVKQLARNTDVELEVFAFGSLCIMAEGRCYLSSYLTGESPNTVGACSPAKYVRWQETEKGLESRLNGVLIDRYQPDEKTGYPTLCKGRFNVDGKVFHALEEPTSLNTLALIPELAQANISAVKIEGRQRSPAYTEQVTRVWRAAIDRYQQDPDKYQVEAAWNKQLDQLSEGTSTTLGAYHRDWQ, via the coding sequence ATGGAATTACTCTGCCCTGCTGGTAATTTACCGGCATTAAAAACAGCGGTTGATAATGGCGCTGACGCTGTTTATATCGGTTTTAAAGACGATACCAATGCCCGTCATTTCGCTGGTTTGAACTTTACTGATAAAAAACTAGATAAAGCGGTCGATTATATTCGCAGTCATGATCGTCATTTACACGTGGCCATCAATACCTTTGCTCACCCAGGAAAATTAGAACGTTGGGAACGCGCCGTTGATCGTTGCGCAGACATGGGGGTAGATGCCGCTATTATCTCTGATGTAGCAGTACTTGACTACGCAACCAAAAAATACCCAGATTTAGAGTTACACCTATCCGTGCAAGCATCAGCAACAAATGTGGAAGCCATTAATTTTTATACTAATAATTTTAATGTCAATCGGGTAGTATTACCCCGCGTATTATCCATTCATCAAGTAAAACAATTGGCCCGTAATACCGATGTTGAACTCGAAGTATTTGCCTTTGGTAGTTTATGCATCATGGCCGAAGGTCGCTGCTACCTATCATCTTATTTAACTGGCGAATCACCAAATACAGTAGGTGCTTGTTCGCCAGCAAAATATGTACGCTGGCAAGAAACCGAAAAAGGCCTAGAGTCACGCTTAAATGGCGTACTTATTGACCGCTACCAACCCGATGAAAAAACCGGCTACCCGACACTTTGTAAGGGCCGTTTTAATGTCGACGGCAAAGTGTTTCATGCACTGGAAGAGCCAACTAGCTTAAATACCCTTGCGTTAATACCAGAACTTGCACAAGCAAATATTTCAGCTGTGAAAATCGAAGGACGCCAACGCAGTCCCGCTTATACAGAACAAGTGACTCGCGTATGGCGTGCCGCTATCGATCGTTATCAACAAGATCCAGATAAGTATCAGGTAGAAGCAGCTTGGAATAAACAGCTCGATCAACTCTCTGAAGGCACGAGTACTACCCTTGGTGCTTATCATAGAGATTGGCAATAA
- a CDS encoding putative peptidase, U32 family, which yields MKYALGPILYYWPKQQVEDFYTAAMNSQADIIYLGETVCSKRRELKPKDWLGLAKEIANSGKQVVISTMALLEAPSEVNILRKYCENGDFIVEANDFGAINLLAEAKTPFVCGHALNVYNAQVLQLLVNKGMQRWVMPVELSRDWLVQLQEDSKLLNIRDQFEIEVFAHGHLPLAYSARCFTARSENRAKDDCELCCINHANGKPVYSQDNKELFTINGIQTMSGYKYNLLNDVASMQDLVDVVRVSPLGESAFQTLAQFKQAAEQNIKFDLQLDRECNGYWHQIAGLETVTS from the coding sequence ATGAAATACGCATTAGGACCAATTTTATATTATTGGCCAAAACAACAAGTTGAAGATTTTTATACAGCGGCGATGAATTCACAGGCTGATATTATTTATCTTGGCGAAACCGTTTGCAGTAAGCGCCGCGAGCTGAAACCCAAAGACTGGTTAGGACTAGCTAAAGAAATAGCGAATTCAGGTAAACAAGTGGTGATCTCGACCATGGCGCTATTAGAAGCACCATCAGAAGTTAATATTCTCCGTAAATACTGTGAAAATGGTGATTTTATTGTTGAAGCCAATGACTTTGGCGCAATCAACTTATTAGCCGAAGCCAAAACCCCCTTTGTTTGTGGTCATGCGCTTAATGTCTATAACGCTCAAGTACTACAGTTATTAGTCAATAAAGGTATGCAGCGTTGGGTTATGCCTGTTGAGTTGTCACGAGACTGGCTAGTGCAACTACAAGAGGACAGTAAACTGCTGAACATTCGTGACCAATTTGAAATAGAAGTCTTTGCCCATGGGCATTTACCACTGGCCTATTCTGCCCGTTGTTTTACTGCTCGTTCAGAAAACAGAGCAAAAGATGATTGTGAGCTTTGCTGTATTAATCATGCCAATGGCAAGCCGGTATATAGCCAAGACAATAAAGAGTTGTTCACCATCAATGGTATTCAAACTATGTCGGGCTACAAATATAACCTATTGAATGATGTTGCAAGTATGCAGGATTTGGTGGATGTAGTGCGTGTGAGTCCGTTAGGGGAGTCTGCATTCCAAACACTCGCTCAGTTTAAACAAGCTGCGGAACAAAATATTAAATTCGACTTGCAACTAGATCGAGAATGTAATGGTTATTGGCACCAAATAGCAGGATTAGAGACAGTGACGTCATAA